The proteins below are encoded in one region of Brachyspira hampsonii:
- a CDS encoding NTP transferase domain-containing protein: MEKNVVEIENALASLSSKFSKNDTLVIILAAGHGKRIRSSTSKMLHTIWGVPSIERVRLAVKNGMPKSNITIVVGIKALDVANAVGKQANTNFAYQEEQRGTGHAVKIGLDKSDLKNIKYCYVIYADMGLIDSETMKEFHEEFLKSKTDMIVMTAKYDGPKGSNYYGRILRSRGLTYDGKKTKYRQGSQGNVIGVIEYKDILAMRDDEKLYKVYKDEKFSYEKDELLDNFNEYVAGIYGFKMKPLEELIQKLESNNAQNELYLTDLIEIFVNNNLSISTYMPKDSRVVLGFNDKTVLKEMESIARSNVYNKLKNIITIYDGEDFFIDDTVVEQILERDKDEKPLDIYVGKGAYIGKNVTLNYGVTISHGAKIEGNVHLGENAYIGDNVLLSCLENQRLILDDNVKIYSGNQIKGNVYIGKNTTLERGVNVTGSDNHPVNIGSNVLIKGVSYLYGSIVDDNAYIEHCIFYYSHIKSLLDDKGNIIKCRFIRPKEEGIEAVSKIEDVKKSKKK; the protein is encoded by the coding sequence ATGGAAAAAAATGTAGTTGAAATTGAGAATGCTCTTGCTTCATTATCATCTAAGTTTTCAAAAAATGATACATTGGTGATAATCTTAGCTGCTGGTCATGGTAAAAGAATAAGAAGTTCCACATCTAAAATGCTTCATACTATATGGGGAGTTCCTAGTATAGAAAGAGTTAGACTTGCTGTAAAAAATGGTATGCCTAAGAGTAATATTACAATAGTTGTTGGAATAAAAGCTCTTGATGTTGCCAATGCTGTTGGAAAACAGGCTAATACAAATTTTGCTTATCAGGAAGAGCAAAGAGGTACAGGGCATGCAGTAAAAATTGGACTTGATAAGAGTGATTTAAAGAATATAAAATACTGTTATGTTATATATGCTGATATGGGACTTATTGACTCTGAAACTATGAAGGAGTTCCATGAAGAATTTTTGAAATCTAAAACTGATATGATAGTTATGACTGCTAAATATGACGGGCCTAAGGGAAGCAACTATTATGGAAGAATACTTAGAAGCAGAGGTCTTACCTACGATGGTAAAAAAACTAAATACAGACAGGGTTCTCAAGGCAATGTTATAGGAGTTATTGAATATAAAGATATACTTGCAATGAGAGATGATGAAAAACTGTATAAAGTTTATAAAGATGAAAAATTCTCTTATGAAAAAGATGAACTATTAGATAACTTTAACGAATATGTTGCAGGCATTTACGGATTTAAAATGAAGCCTTTAGAAGAGCTTATACAAAAATTAGAATCTAATAATGCTCAAAATGAATTATATCTTACTGATTTAATAGAGATTTTTGTAAATAATAATTTGTCTATATCTACTTATATGCCTAAAGACAGCAGAGTTGTTTTAGGATTTAATGATAAAACTGTTCTTAAAGAGATGGAATCCATAGCCAGATCTAATGTTTATAATAAACTTAAAAATATAATTACTATATATGATGGAGAGGACTTTTTTATAGATGATACTGTAGTAGAACAGATACTTGAGAGAGATAAAGATGAAAAACCTTTAGATATATATGTAGGAAAAGGTGCTTATATAGGAAAGAATGTTACGCTCAATTATGGTGTTACTATATCACATGGTGCTAAAATAGAGGGAAATGTGCATTTAGGAGAAAATGCGTACATTGGAGATAATGTTCTTTTATCATGTTTGGAAAATCAGAGACTTATATTAGATGATAATGTTAAAATATATTCAGGCAATCAGATTAAGGGTAATGTATATATTGGAAAGAATACTACATTGGAGAGAGGGGTTAATGTTACAGGAAGCGATAATCACCCTGTGAATATAGGCTCTAATGTTCTTATTAAAGGTGTTAGTTATCTTTACGGTTCTATTGTTGATGATAATGCATATATAGAACATTGTATATTCTATTATTCTCATATAAAATCATTACTTGACGATAAAGGAAATATTATAAAATGCAGATTTATAAGACCTAAAGAAGAAGGAATTGAAGCTGTAAGTAAAATAGAAGATGTTAAAAAATCTAAAAAGAAATAG
- a CDS encoding DUF2225 domain-containing protein, producing the protein MSDEQPKVSFIEKNPRTCPVCNGEFYHEMLLTGGGRLIAGKLRNDLRRTYEKSKKYGTVYPLIYVVVVCPHCLYAAFQEDFNLIDHKKIEEAAETSRQRASYMKEFFGNNVDFTKNRTLLEGAASYFLALDGYRYIGKDSAPTLKKALCSLRLSWTLEDLANIYPDENYDRLIPFFQYKASELYTAAIECMQNGKENFEKIKSFGPDIDNNFGYEGMLYMGALLGMDASKFIPDPKVKAETLVQAKRKISKIFGSGKSSKSKPSALLEKIKELHVAITEELNQIHEEYGIDVS; encoded by the coding sequence ATGAGTGATGAACAACCAAAAGTATCGTTTATAGAGAAAAACCCAAGAACATGTCCTGTATGTAATGGAGAATTTTATCATGAAATGCTTCTTACAGGCGGAGGCAGATTGATTGCCGGAAAATTAAGGAATGACTTAAGAAGAACTTATGAAAAAAGCAAAAAATATGGTACAGTTTATCCTTTAATATATGTTGTAGTAGTGTGTCCTCATTGTTTATACGCTGCTTTTCAAGAGGATTTTAATTTAATAGATCATAAAAAAATAGAGGAAGCTGCCGAAACATCAAGGCAAAGAGCTTCATATATGAAAGAATTTTTTGGAAACAATGTAGATTTTACAAAAAATAGAACACTTTTAGAAGGTGCTGCTAGTTATTTTTTAGCTTTAGACGGATATCGTTATATTGGAAAAGACAGTGCTCCTACTTTAAAAAAGGCTTTATGTTCTTTGAGATTAAGCTGGACTTTGGAAGATTTGGCAAACATATATCCTGATGAAAATTATGACAGACTTATCCCTTTCTTTCAATATAAAGCAAGCGAATTATATACAGCTGCAATAGAATGCATGCAAAATGGTAAGGAAAATTTTGAGAAAATAAAATCATTTGGTCCTGATATAGATAATAATTTCGGATATGAAGGTATGCTTTATATGGGGGCATTGCTTGGAATGGATGCTTCTAAATTTATACCGGATCCTAAAGTTAAAGCTGAAACTCTTGTACAGGCTAAGAGAAAAATAAGTAAGATATTCGGATCTGGAAAAAGCAGCAAGTCAAAACCTTCTGCTTTGCTTGAAAAAATAAAAGAGCTTCATGTTGCTATAACTGAAGAATTAAATCAAATTCATGAAGAATATGGTATAGATGTAAGTTAA
- a CDS encoding LptF/LptG family permease, with amino-acid sequence MKKLNAYLLKEFLSFFFGSLLLFVVLVTIADLSSRLSFYTEHPELINYFITYHLARAPHNTYYIFPVALMFSSTYVLGNFVKNKEMLAIENSGISLFKFSMPMFIIVIGLCLFLVLFWQFVAAPLNKISFAANDAMRGNEKATKSGPWELFGGDNYLYFIETYFYDEQYMKNTIVIKLNDDGGIRFRISSPHIQWNNEDRKWYVLDGILTTFSENKEIKVEKINNYPLDVLERPEHFYGRPLLDSMSLTEEAHIIKLQKEVNMNTSRLETDLHYRISYCFSGFIIVLLASLFSKFSTQSVLVISLVMVIIVALLYYSILMIFRSMGEAGNMNPFIAAWMPNIIFAVLCILAFKKFH; translated from the coding sequence ATGAAGAAATTAAATGCTTATTTATTAAAAGAATTTCTATCTTTCTTTTTTGGTTCTTTGCTGCTGTTTGTCGTATTGGTTACAATAGCAGACTTAAGCAGCAGATTATCTTTTTATACTGAACATCCTGAATTAATTAATTATTTTATTACTTATCATTTAGCAAGAGCACCTCATAATACATATTATATATTCCCTGTTGCTTTAATGTTTTCATCTACTTATGTACTTGGTAATTTTGTAAAAAATAAAGAAATGCTTGCTATTGAAAATTCTGGTATTAGTTTATTTAAATTTTCTATGCCTATGTTTATTATTGTAATTGGTTTATGTTTATTTCTAGTACTGTTTTGGCAATTTGTGGCTGCCCCATTAAATAAAATATCTTTTGCTGCTAATGATGCTATGAGGGGAAATGAAAAAGCAACTAAAAGCGGTCCTTGGGAACTTTTTGGAGGAGATAATTATTTATATTTTATCGAAACTTATTTTTATGATGAACAATATATGAAAAATACTATTGTAATAAAATTGAATGATGACGGAGGAATTAGATTTAGAATATCAAGTCCTCATATACAATGGAATAATGAAGATAGAAAATGGTATGTTTTAGATGGTATATTAACTACATTCAGTGAAAATAAAGAAATAAAAGTAGAAAAAATAAATAATTATCCTTTAGATGTTTTGGAGCGTCCAGAACATTTTTATGGCAGACCTCTTTTAGATTCTATGAGTTTAACTGAAGAAGCTCATATTATAAAATTGCAAAAAGAAGTTAATATGAATACTTCAAGATTAGAAACGGATTTGCATTACAGAATATCGTATTGTTTTTCAGGCTTTATTATTGTTTTACTTGCTTCATTATTTTCTAAGTTTTCTACTCAAAGCGTTTTAGTTATAAGTTTGGTAATGGTTATCATAGTTGCTCTGTTATATTATTCTATACTTATGATATTCAGATCTATGGGTGAGGCTGGAAATATGAATCCTTTTATTGCAGCTTGGATGCCAAATATTATATTTGCTGTACTCTGTATATTGGCATTTAAGAAATTCCATTAA
- a CDS encoding GNAT family N-acetyltransferase yields the protein MENIEIVNDIDNNIINSILFISSKSEYISLSENNLKQYIEDKYHNVIIIKNNNEIKGFLIYFLLEPEIDIIFIAVYPNNYGYGKKLLSYLFEDAKNHNILSIKLDLHENNITAKKFYIRNGFKEIAIRKKYYNNKFNALIMEKKLN from the coding sequence ATGGAAAATATAGAAATTGTAAATGATATTGATAATAATATAATTAATTCAATTCTTTTTATATCTTCAAAAAGCGAATATATTAGTTTATCAGAAAATAATTTAAAACAGTATATAGAAGATAAATATCATAATGTTATAATTATAAAAAATAATAATGAAATAAAAGGATTTTTGATTTATTTTTTATTAGAACCTGAAATAGATATAATATTTATAGCGGTTTATCCAAATAATTATGGATACGGCAAAAAATTATTATCATATTTATTTGAAGATGCTAAAAATCATAATATCCTAAGCATAAAATTAGACTTGCATGAAAATAATATAACAGCTAAAAAATTTTATATAAGAAATGGATTTAAAGAAATAGCTATAAGAAAAAAATATTATAATAATAAATTTAATGCTTTAATTATGGAAAAAAAATTAAATTAA